A stretch of the Sorangium aterium genome encodes the following:
- a CDS encoding matrixin family metalloprotease has product MSLASVGCAAGAPAGEEISERVGDTEVSFDEFEARTYREPESGIYIVDGDTPIEGLDGLERFYARHVQRGALIVDQSHGRDVRWSDREKRNLTYCVSEAFGDDHGAVVSAVESAAAAWEEVADVRFIHRADQDAACDARNRRVVFDVNPVEGQPYYARAFFPDSSRRARNLLIDSAALGPLDLWTLTGVLRHELGHALGFRHEHTRPEAGACFEDDGWRALTPYDAGSVMHYPWCNGTNWGDLDLTKHDARGAAALYGRPCR; this is encoded by the coding sequence TTGTCGCTCGCGTCGGTCGGGTGCGCCGCTGGCGCGCCCGCAGGAGAGGAGATCTCCGAGCGGGTCGGCGATACGGAGGTGAGCTTCGACGAGTTCGAGGCGCGCACCTACCGTGAGCCGGAGAGCGGTATCTACATCGTCGATGGCGACACGCCCATCGAGGGCCTCGACGGGCTCGAGCGGTTCTATGCGCGCCACGTCCAGCGCGGAGCGCTCATCGTCGACCAGAGCCATGGAAGGGACGTGAGGTGGAGCGACAGGGAGAAGCGGAACCTCACCTACTGCGTGAGCGAGGCGTTCGGTGACGACCATGGCGCGGTGGTCTCCGCGGTGGAGAGCGCCGCGGCGGCGTGGGAGGAGGTGGCGGACGTCCGCTTCATTCACCGCGCGGACCAGGACGCCGCGTGCGATGCGCGCAACAGGAGGGTCGTCTTCGACGTGAACCCGGTCGAGGGGCAGCCGTACTACGCGCGCGCGTTCTTCCCCGACAGCTCGCGCCGCGCGCGCAATCTCCTCATCGACTCGGCCGCCCTCGGCCCGCTGGATCTCTGGACGCTCACGGGCGTCCTGCGGCACGAGCTCGGCCACGCGCTCGGCTTCCGGCACGAGCACACGCGGCCCGAGGCGGGCGCCTGCTTCGAGGACGACGGCTGGCGCGCCCTGACGCCGTACGACGCGGGCTCGGTGATGCACTATCCGTGGTGCAACGGCACGAACTGGGGCGACCTCGATCTGACGAAGCACGACGCGCGCGGCGCCGCGGCCCTGTACGGCCGGCCCTGCCGGTGA
- a CDS encoding serine/threonine-protein kinase has translation MPRFPGYWTRRTLGQGGFGLVFEAEPEGGGARVAIKLARADRRDAAQRLRGEVEALSAIGAPHVPAVHAWGALDDGSPYVVIEHIAAPTLASRLAARPTPQLEEAARLGLATLATLEAVHARGYVHCDLKPENILVDEAKATLIDLGIARVVGWRYDGQDEDLAVGTAEYMAPEQSAGWPDLDARADIYAMGVILYELFAGRPPFWGPRAAVLEDHRSRRPPRLSASAAVPQAVEEVVHRCLAKERSERFASASELRVALERALRDEVAASAREGSRSAAGIERRVTGLLFFESAADRIAVQRRLLALGGELAHASGARYVGVFGQEGTASPARRAQRAADELLRRGLCTRVLIDLAPVSIQARPDGTRRFLSPLFSRLERWPSAAGPLGPFLTPEASAALPEPSHAAAGDGLPPGIEDQSRDATRPGGFVGRRDLLEQLMQSAEEALCMKKPTVVSVTGGPGHGKSRLFVELGKQLRERQPHARIIELRGQEPTSGASDATLHELVRKALCVPEQPPESGVRGALPESLGAVLGEELRLGLAMALGWVDEQTGVDIFPELEALRAAPGALRSARVRAAGECLRQCATASPVIVLLDDAHFAHDATLAALEYAALADEATPLWVCAMGRPAFAEAHPSWGERAARHEALRLEPLDDESARALCRRLLLPARDVPEPAIDRLLERSQRVPLLLVELVHGLKREGILRRHLRGDAWYLATDELERLPVLPSLDPLAQAEIAALGPALGAHARLVSLLGAEVSIDEIAGVLRQLDLRGDGAAFPLDARVGTERLLKVGVLVGDRKDRLRFRHALVREAVAQDVAEAERRRIHLAAYEHHREAVHEGREQRRLRIAHHAAEAGLATVAEDAYLELAERARTRHAYVEAELYYSRALAQPVEAPGGRRRTAYRGRGLMRYRLGRYHDALGDLDRARAMATLEGDVIEQIEILLDEATALDWMDDYGRSKQRVEEARALARGDLPPALAARLSMAVARSLKRESRDEESVQQFERAAAQAEGLGDEGYETLVVSLLLLGGIYPGLGKLDEAGAALDRAIRMCEERGDLLHLGPAINGRALLRACQGDSAGMIVDMCRLLTISRQLGLGMLELVSEFNLGESLYLMGALDAAMPHVERTVALERQQRGEEARPVVCLLLARLLLYRGEESRAREIIEAIRAQQAKAVAAGREDTAMAPAEEVQWSMIDLATREASAEEWDELEERSARFSAGQERIEVIEARARALSRRGRHAEASSALERAVEAAGSIPNMMKERLERQRGR, from the coding sequence TTGCCTCGTTTCCCTGGCTACTGGACCCGCAGGACGCTGGGGCAGGGGGGCTTCGGCCTCGTCTTCGAGGCCGAGCCGGAGGGCGGCGGCGCGCGGGTGGCCATCAAGCTCGCGCGCGCCGACCGCCGCGACGCCGCCCAGCGCCTCCGGGGTGAGGTCGAGGCGCTCTCGGCCATCGGCGCCCCCCACGTGCCGGCCGTGCACGCGTGGGGGGCGCTGGACGACGGCTCGCCGTACGTGGTGATCGAGCACATCGCCGCGCCCACGCTTGCCTCCCGCCTCGCGGCGCGCCCCACGCCGCAGCTCGAGGAGGCCGCCCGGCTCGGGCTCGCGACGCTCGCGACCCTCGAGGCCGTGCACGCGCGCGGCTACGTGCACTGCGACCTCAAGCCCGAGAACATCCTCGTCGATGAGGCGAAGGCGACCCTCATCGACCTCGGCATCGCCCGCGTCGTGGGGTGGCGCTACGATGGGCAGGACGAGGACCTCGCCGTGGGGACGGCCGAGTACATGGCGCCGGAGCAGTCGGCCGGGTGGCCCGATCTCGACGCGCGCGCCGACATCTACGCGATGGGCGTCATCCTGTACGAGCTCTTCGCGGGCCGGCCCCCGTTCTGGGGGCCGCGCGCGGCGGTGCTGGAGGACCATCGGAGCCGCAGACCGCCGCGCCTGTCGGCCAGCGCGGCCGTGCCGCAGGCCGTCGAGGAGGTGGTGCACCGCTGCCTGGCCAAGGAACGGAGCGAGCGGTTCGCGAGCGCGAGCGAGCTCCGCGTGGCGCTGGAGCGCGCGCTCCGGGACGAGGTCGCAGCGAGCGCGCGTGAGGGGTCCCGCTCCGCGGCCGGCATCGAGCGCCGCGTGACGGGGCTCCTGTTCTTCGAGAGCGCGGCCGATCGCATCGCGGTGCAGCGCAGGCTCCTGGCGCTCGGCGGTGAGCTCGCGCACGCCTCCGGCGCTCGTTACGTGGGTGTCTTCGGCCAGGAGGGGACGGCGAGCCCCGCGCGGCGCGCGCAGCGGGCGGCCGACGAGCTCCTGCGACGCGGGCTGTGCACGCGGGTCCTCATCGATCTCGCGCCTGTGTCGATCCAGGCGCGCCCGGACGGGACGCGGCGGTTCCTGAGCCCGCTCTTCTCGCGCCTCGAGCGGTGGCCGTCCGCCGCCGGGCCGCTGGGGCCTTTCCTCACGCCCGAGGCGTCGGCCGCGCTCCCCGAGCCGTCGCACGCCGCGGCGGGCGACGGGCTCCCGCCGGGCATCGAGGACCAGTCGCGGGACGCGACGCGCCCCGGCGGGTTCGTCGGCCGTCGCGACCTCCTCGAGCAGCTCATGCAGAGCGCCGAGGAGGCGCTCTGCATGAAGAAGCCCACGGTCGTCTCGGTGACGGGCGGGCCCGGCCACGGAAAGAGCCGCCTCTTCGTCGAGCTCGGCAAGCAGCTCCGGGAGCGGCAGCCGCACGCCCGGATCATCGAGCTGCGCGGGCAGGAGCCCACGAGCGGCGCGTCGGACGCGACGCTCCACGAGCTCGTGCGCAAGGCGCTCTGCGTGCCGGAGCAGCCCCCGGAGAGCGGCGTCCGCGGAGCGCTCCCGGAGTCGCTCGGCGCCGTGCTCGGCGAGGAGCTCCGCTTGGGGCTGGCGATGGCGCTCGGATGGGTGGACGAGCAGACGGGCGTCGACATCTTCCCCGAGCTCGAGGCGCTCCGGGCCGCGCCCGGCGCGCTTCGCTCGGCGCGCGTGCGGGCGGCGGGCGAGTGCCTGCGCCAGTGCGCGACCGCGTCGCCCGTGATCGTCCTCCTCGACGACGCGCACTTCGCCCACGACGCGACGCTCGCTGCGCTCGAGTACGCGGCGCTCGCGGACGAGGCCACGCCGCTGTGGGTCTGCGCGATGGGGCGCCCGGCGTTCGCCGAGGCGCACCCCTCGTGGGGCGAGCGCGCCGCGCGACACGAGGCCCTGCGGCTCGAGCCGCTGGACGACGAGAGCGCGCGGGCGCTGTGCCGGCGGCTGCTCCTGCCCGCGCGGGACGTGCCGGAGCCGGCGATCGATCGCCTGCTCGAGCGCTCGCAGCGGGTGCCGCTCTTGCTCGTGGAGCTCGTGCACGGGCTCAAGCGCGAGGGGATCCTGCGCCGGCACCTGCGGGGCGACGCGTGGTACCTGGCGACCGACGAGCTCGAGCGCCTCCCCGTGCTGCCGTCGCTCGATCCGCTGGCGCAGGCGGAGATCGCGGCGCTCGGCCCCGCGCTCGGGGCGCACGCGCGGCTCGTCTCGCTGCTTGGCGCAGAGGTGTCGATCGACGAGATCGCGGGCGTGCTGCGCCAGCTGGATCTCCGCGGCGACGGCGCGGCCTTCCCGCTCGATGCGCGCGTCGGGACCGAGCGGTTGCTGAAGGTGGGCGTGCTGGTCGGCGATCGGAAGGACCGGCTGCGCTTCCGCCACGCGCTGGTGCGGGAGGCGGTCGCGCAGGACGTCGCCGAGGCCGAGCGGCGGCGGATCCACCTGGCCGCGTACGAGCACCACCGCGAGGCGGTTCACGAGGGCCGGGAGCAGCGGCGGCTCAGGATCGCGCACCACGCGGCGGAGGCGGGGCTCGCGACGGTCGCGGAGGACGCCTACCTGGAGCTCGCCGAGCGGGCGCGGACGCGGCACGCCTACGTGGAGGCGGAGCTCTACTACAGCCGGGCGCTCGCGCAGCCTGTCGAGGCGCCTGGGGGGCGGCGGAGGACGGCGTACCGGGGCCGGGGGCTGATGCGCTACCGGCTGGGCCGCTACCACGACGCGCTCGGCGATCTCGATCGCGCGCGCGCGATGGCGACTCTGGAGGGCGACGTGATCGAGCAGATCGAGATCCTGCTCGACGAGGCCACGGCGCTCGACTGGATGGACGACTACGGCCGATCGAAGCAGCGCGTGGAGGAGGCGAGGGCGCTCGCGCGCGGCGATCTGCCGCCCGCGCTGGCGGCGCGGCTCTCGATGGCGGTGGCGCGCTCGCTGAAGCGTGAGAGCCGGGACGAGGAGTCGGTTCAGCAGTTCGAGCGCGCGGCGGCGCAGGCAGAGGGGCTTGGCGACGAGGGCTACGAGACGCTCGTGGTGTCGCTGCTCCTCCTGGGCGGCATCTATCCGGGGCTGGGAAAGCTGGACGAGGCAGGCGCGGCGCTGGATCGGGCGATCCGCATGTGCGAGGAGCGCGGCGATCTCCTGCACCTCGGGCCGGCGATCAACGGCCGGGCGCTGCTCAGAGCCTGTCAGGGGGACAGCGCGGGGATGATCGTCGACATGTGCCGTCTGCTCACCATCTCGCGCCAGCTGGGCCTCGGGATGCTGGAGCTCGTGAGCGAGTTCAACCTGGGCGAGTCCCTTTACCTGATGGGCGCCCTGGACGCGGCCATGCCTCACGTGGAGCGGACCGTGGCGCTGGAGCGCCAGCAGCGCGGGGAGGAGGCGCGGCCGGTGGTGTGTCTTCTCCTGGCGAGGCTGCTCCTCTACCGCGGCGAGGAGAGCAGGGCGCGCGAGATCATCGAGGCGATCCGGGCTCAGCAGGCGAAGGCCGTCGCGGCGGGGCGCGAGGACACGGCGATGGCCCCCGCGGAAGAGGTGCAGTGGTCGATGATCGACCTGGCGACGCGGGAGGCGAGCGCCGAGGAGTGGGACGAGCTCGAGGAGCGGTCGGCCCGATTCTCCGCGGGGCAGGAGCGAATCGAGGTCATCGAGGCGCGGGCGCGCGCACTGTCTCGGCGAGGCCGTCACGCGGAGGCGAGCTCGGCGCTCGAGAGGGCGGTCGAGGCAGCAGGGAGTATCCCCAACATGATGAAGGAGCGGCTCGAGCGGCAGCGAGGCCGCTAG
- a CDS encoding serine/threonine protein kinase, whose translation MSDEEDETRPFSDFERSAARGEFPPGTLAGEYILEGFIARGGCGVVYGARHVRSGRPAAVKVLSEAVAHSRRVVDRFAREIDVLRSISHPNIVEIYGVGELNNYQPFYVMERLEGQTLDALIRSETRLTQRETLELMEPVCAALAAAHTAGIVHRDVKASNIFICSGPPRTVKLLDFGIAKMMAPEEGSTWLTTAGRMPGTPSIMAPEQILGGPIDARVDVYALGVLLHRMLVGRLPFHTHDMDEMVRKHLEEQPLPPSLRVPLPIELDAVVLRCMEKRRERRFGSVEELMRALRDAIGGPASGMPSGPDPTHPAVAVYLEVRTRGDAGELDDALTFDIGRVLDIAESQLSRAGFILASITGNEVLGVRLLPANAAEALRERRAAIELATAVHRALAQRPEADPRLHVNVCVHADDVQARLSMQPEITGGALMCAGHWAPADDVQGVFATPSANAGLLDDEPTPTRRA comes from the coding sequence ATGAGCGACGAAGAGGACGAGACCAGGCCGTTTTCGGATTTCGAGAGGTCGGCCGCGCGCGGCGAGTTCCCGCCGGGGACCCTGGCGGGCGAGTACATCCTCGAAGGATTCATCGCGCGTGGCGGCTGCGGCGTGGTCTACGGGGCGAGGCACGTCCGATCGGGCAGACCCGCCGCGGTCAAGGTACTGAGCGAGGCGGTAGCCCACTCTCGCCGGGTAGTCGATCGGTTCGCACGCGAGATCGATGTGCTGCGGTCGATATCCCACCCCAACATCGTGGAAATCTACGGAGTTGGTGAGCTGAACAACTATCAGCCGTTCTATGTCATGGAGCGCCTCGAGGGCCAGACGCTCGACGCGTTGATCCGGTCCGAGACGCGGCTCACGCAGCGCGAGACGCTGGAGTTGATGGAGCCTGTGTGCGCGGCGCTAGCAGCCGCGCACACAGCTGGCATCGTTCACAGGGATGTGAAAGCGAGCAACATCTTCATCTGCTCGGGCCCGCCACGTACCGTGAAGCTGCTCGATTTCGGAATCGCGAAGATGATGGCGCCCGAGGAGGGGTCGACATGGCTCACCACGGCCGGACGTATGCCCGGGACGCCATCCATCATGGCCCCAGAGCAGATCCTCGGCGGTCCCATCGATGCGCGGGTGGACGTCTATGCGCTTGGCGTCCTCCTTCATCGCATGCTGGTGGGCCGGTTGCCGTTCCACACGCACGACATGGATGAGATGGTGCGGAAGCACTTGGAGGAGCAGCCGCTGCCCCCGAGCCTGCGGGTCCCGCTGCCCATCGAGCTCGACGCGGTGGTGCTGCGGTGCATGGAGAAGCGGCGGGAGCGACGCTTTGGCTCGGTCGAGGAGCTGATGCGCGCGCTCAGGGACGCCATCGGCGGGCCCGCGTCGGGCATGCCGAGCGGGCCCGACCCGACGCACCCTGCGGTGGCGGTCTACCTGGAGGTCCGGACCCGCGGCGACGCCGGCGAGCTCGACGACGCGTTGACCTTCGATATCGGTCGGGTGCTCGATATCGCCGAGTCACAGCTCTCGCGCGCCGGGTTCATCCTGGCGTCGATCACGGGCAACGAGGTGCTCGGCGTTCGTCTCCTCCCGGCAAACGCGGCAGAGGCGCTGCGGGAACGGCGCGCTGCGATCGAGCTCGCGACCGCCGTGCACCGCGCGCTGGCCCAGCGACCGGAGGCGGACCCGCGGCTGCACGTCAACGTGTGCGTGCACGCGGACGACGTGCAGGCGCGCCTCTCGATGCAGCCCGAGATCACCGGGGGCGCGCTCATGTGCGCGGGGCACTGGGCTCCGGCCGACGACGTGCAGGGGGTGTTCGCGACGCCGAGCGCGAACGCGGGCCTGCTGGACGACGAGCCGACCCCCACGCGCCGCGCGTAG
- a CDS encoding alpha/beta fold hydrolase, translating to MGKRVRRSGTTGSCAGRSLLVAGSYVPRSGRGEKILPISARPAARRAARAEGRGREIWVGDEILYVTETGTGKPAVLLPSMLIDGATYRPAVEAMARHARVLVVELPGSGRASPLRAPWTLERYARCVAEALRALRLERVTLIGHSLSGAVALVVAALYPERLSGVVLVDSIGFNPPRSVLSLVLARAAEAALAPRFIARGTPALLHNLLFHTRSALSLLRIAATADLSGHAARVRVRTLLAWGARDLTVPIGSALAIQRLIPDSTLVVSSKGNHDWIVERPAEFADAVARFMAGSGGAA from the coding sequence ATGGGAAAGCGCGTTCGACGAAGCGGAACGACGGGATCCTGCGCCGGACGCTCGCTCCTCGTCGCCGGCTCGTATGTCCCGCGGTCGGGTCGAGGAGAGAAGATCCTGCCCATCTCCGCGCGCCCTGCGGCGCGGCGGGCTGCTCGGGCGGAAGGCCGTGGGCGTGAGATCTGGGTCGGAGACGAGATCCTTTATGTGACCGAGACGGGCACCGGCAAGCCCGCGGTGCTTCTGCCCAGCATGCTGATCGACGGCGCGACTTACCGGCCCGCGGTCGAGGCGATGGCGCGCCACGCGCGGGTGCTCGTCGTGGAGCTGCCCGGCTCGGGCCGCGCCTCGCCGCTCCGCGCGCCGTGGACCCTGGAGCGGTATGCGCGCTGCGTCGCCGAGGCCTTGCGGGCTTTGCGCCTCGAGCGCGTCACGCTGATCGGCCACTCGCTGTCTGGCGCCGTGGCGCTGGTCGTCGCGGCGCTGTACCCCGAGCGGCTCTCCGGGGTCGTGCTCGTCGATTCCATCGGATTCAACCCGCCGCGCTCGGTCCTTTCGCTCGTCCTCGCGCGCGCGGCCGAGGCGGCGCTGGCGCCTCGCTTCATCGCGCGGGGGACGCCTGCTCTCCTCCACAACCTGCTCTTCCACACGCGGAGCGCGCTGAGCCTCCTGCGGATCGCCGCGACCGCGGATCTGAGCGGCCATGCGGCGCGCGTGCGCGTGAGGACGCTGCTCGCCTGGGGCGCGCGCGATCTCACGGTGCCGATCGGCTCGGCCCTCGCCATCCAACGCTTGATCCCCGACTCGACCCTTGTCGTCTCCTCGAAGGGAAACCACGACTGGATCGTGGAGCGACCAGCCGAGTTCGCGGACGCGGTGGCGAGGTTCATGGCTGGCAGCGGCGGAGCCGCCTGA
- a CDS encoding NfeD family protein, with protein sequence MTPALLVVALLVAGLVLLAIEVLVIPGVGLVGVLGGAAVLGAVALAWASLGIGYGLLALGAGVCVAGLLFWAVPRTPVGRKMVLLETQRSGRGPDARLAALAGKEGRALTPLRPAGTVEIEDRAVDVVTDGLYVEAGTPVRVASVEGNRVVVEPRKP encoded by the coding sequence GTGACGCCGGCGCTGCTCGTCGTCGCGCTGCTCGTGGCGGGGCTCGTGCTGCTCGCCATCGAGGTGCTGGTCATCCCCGGCGTCGGCCTCGTCGGCGTCCTCGGCGGCGCCGCCGTGCTCGGCGCGGTCGCGCTCGCATGGGCGTCGCTCGGGATCGGCTACGGCCTGCTCGCCCTGGGCGCCGGCGTCTGCGTGGCGGGGCTCCTGTTCTGGGCTGTCCCGAGGACGCCTGTGGGCCGCAAGATGGTGCTGCTCGAGACCCAGCGGAGCGGGCGTGGCCCGGACGCGCGGCTCGCCGCGCTTGCCGGCAAGGAGGGCAGGGCGCTCACGCCGCTCCGCCCCGCCGGCACGGTCGAGATCGAGGATCGCGCGGTCGATGTCGTGACCGACGGCCTCTACGTGGAGGCCGGCACGCCTGTGCGGGTCGCGAGCGTGGAGGGGAACCGGGTCGTCGTCGAGCCGCGCAAGCCCTAG
- a CDS encoding fatty acid desaturase has translation MLQTRTIEWPTVALFAGSYALWATAVYAGVAGWVSTVPAVLAAAVAAYAAFTPMHEAAHRSLARSALLNGMIGRLSGLLLVAPFLAVRHFHLEHHKHTNEADRDPDYWSGRGPWYVLPLRWATQDLHYYYLFLRSYRAQKRAERIETVASLAAMLALVALAFGLGYGELALLYWILPARLAIFFLAFAFDYLPHYPHEITAAQDRYSATRAVDSALFNVLLFGQTYHLIHHLYPAVPFFRYRTVWKHQREELMKLRSESLPPPRAPLPLITAGSLAAPRAPTIQTAHPPQAAAELDAI, from the coding sequence TTGCTGCAGACCCGGACGATCGAGTGGCCGACGGTGGCGCTCTTCGCGGGGTCGTACGCCCTCTGGGCGACGGCCGTCTACGCGGGCGTCGCGGGCTGGGTGTCGACCGTGCCGGCCGTGCTCGCAGCGGCCGTCGCCGCGTATGCCGCCTTCACGCCGATGCACGAGGCCGCGCATCGGTCGCTGGCGCGCTCCGCGCTGCTGAACGGCATGATCGGGCGGCTGTCCGGGCTGCTGCTCGTGGCGCCGTTCCTGGCGGTGCGTCACTTCCACCTCGAGCATCACAAACACACGAACGAGGCTGATCGGGATCCCGACTACTGGAGTGGGCGCGGCCCGTGGTACGTGCTGCCGCTCCGCTGGGCAACACAGGATCTCCACTACTACTATCTATTTTTGCGCTCCTACCGCGCGCAGAAGCGCGCGGAGCGGATCGAGACGGTCGCGTCGCTCGCGGCCATGCTCGCCCTCGTGGCCCTGGCCTTCGGGCTCGGTTACGGCGAGCTCGCGCTCCTCTACTGGATCTTGCCGGCGCGGCTGGCGATCTTCTTCCTCGCGTTCGCCTTCGACTACCTGCCTCACTACCCCCACGAGATCACGGCGGCGCAGGACCGGTACAGCGCGACGCGCGCGGTCGACAGCGCGCTGTTCAACGTGCTGCTCTTCGGGCAGACGTATCACCTGATCCATCACCTCTACCCGGCCGTGCCGTTCTTCCGCTACCGGACCGTGTGGAAGCACCAGCGCGAGGAGCTCATGAAGCTCCGCTCGGAGAGCCTCCCCCCGCCGCGGGCGCCATTGCCCCTGATCACGGCGGGCAGCCTCGCCGCGCCGCGGGCGCCCACGATCCAGACGGCCCACCCCCCGCAGGCCGCCGCCGAGCTCGACGCCATCTGA
- the floA gene encoding flotillin-like protein FloA (flotillin-like protein involved in membrane lipid rafts), whose amino-acid sequence MEIISVIVIGGLVLVAIVATLYMVPLRLWIAAQASGAGVSMLTLIAMRLRRVPPDQIVNARISAVKAGLEEVSVDMLEAHYLARGRVEAVVNALISAGKAGMELDFSRAAAIDLAGRNVLEAVAMSVNPRVIETPKVSAVAKDGIQLLAIARVTVRANIDRLVGGAGEQTVLARVGEGVVSTIGSADDYKHVLENPDTISKNVLKKGLDAGTAFEILSIDIADVDVGSNIGAKLQTEQAEADKQVAQARAESRRALAVAQEQEMKARTQEMRAKLVEAESMIPLAVAEALRTGKLGVMDYYNMRNVIADTEMRQGIAGTTGGKPDPVGES is encoded by the coding sequence ATGGAGATCATCTCGGTCATCGTGATCGGCGGGCTCGTGCTCGTCGCCATCGTCGCGACGTTGTACATGGTGCCGCTCCGGCTGTGGATCGCCGCGCAGGCGTCGGGCGCCGGGGTCTCGATGCTCACGCTCATCGCGATGCGCCTGCGCCGGGTGCCGCCCGATCAGATCGTCAACGCGCGGATCAGCGCCGTGAAGGCGGGTCTCGAGGAGGTGTCCGTCGACATGCTCGAGGCCCACTACCTGGCCCGCGGCCGGGTGGAGGCGGTCGTCAACGCGCTCATCTCGGCGGGCAAGGCGGGGATGGAGCTCGATTTCTCGCGCGCGGCCGCCATCGATCTCGCCGGCCGCAACGTGCTCGAGGCGGTGGCGATGTCGGTGAACCCGCGCGTCATCGAGACCCCGAAGGTCTCGGCCGTGGCCAAGGACGGTATCCAGCTGCTCGCGATCGCGCGCGTGACCGTGCGCGCCAACATCGATCGCCTCGTCGGCGGCGCGGGCGAGCAGACGGTGCTGGCCCGCGTCGGCGAGGGCGTCGTCTCGACCATCGGCTCGGCCGACGACTACAAGCACGTCCTCGAGAACCCCGATACCATCTCGAAGAACGTGCTCAAGAAGGGCCTCGACGCGGGCACGGCGTTCGAGATCCTCTCCATCGACATCGCCGACGTCGACGTCGGCTCCAACATCGGCGCGAAGCTCCAGACGGAGCAGGCCGAGGCGGACAAGCAGGTGGCGCAGGCCAGGGCGGAGTCGCGCCGCGCGCTGGCGGTCGCGCAGGAGCAGGAGATGAAGGCCAGGACGCAGGAGATGCGGGCGAAGCTCGTCGAGGCGGAGTCGATGATCCCGCTCGCCGTCGCGGAGGCGCTCCGCACGGGCAAGCTCGGCGTCATGGACTACTACAACATGCGCAACGTCATCGCCGACACCGAGATGCGCCAGGGCATCGCCGGCACCACGGGGGGCAAGCCCGATCCCGTCGGGGAGTCGTGA
- a CDS encoding NfeD family protein, whose translation MTGLWRLLEQAARWARLATPLLALLATMALCLPARGETATPAGGPGGAAAAGTPAPPGPRPLPPIPGAGKVTVVAISGTIDLGLSPFLERVVAAQGEGDLLVLDISTLGGRIDAALAIRDALLRARARTVCWVNPRAISAGALISLACDVIAVAPGATLGAATPVQIGEGGEMKPVAEKVVSYMRKEMRATAEAKGRRGDIAEAMVDADVEVPGLDEKGKLLTLDGAQALAWGVAEVQAGSEADLFGALGRAQPAEITRPRPSFAEQLARFLSDPTLSGVLMTLGMLGILLELYAPGHGVSLAVGLSCLALFFFGHHVVKLAGWEELALFAVGAILIAVEILVPGHIVPGVAGAACVASALLLSLLDLERVPVDVAWHAGWLPRALASVCGSLAATAALAVAAARIAPRTRFGRRLVLDAAIRGVAVGGPPEVSAAPASLVDRLGTAATDLRPSGKVALDGRRVEALSELGYVEAGARVRVIRAEGGRVVVRAIARGADEERGA comes from the coding sequence TTGACTGGTTTGTGGCGCCTGCTGGAACAGGCCGCGAGGTGGGCGCGGCTCGCGACCCCGCTCCTCGCGCTCCTCGCGACGATGGCGCTGTGCCTTCCCGCCCGCGGCGAGACTGCGACGCCCGCGGGGGGCCCGGGCGGCGCGGCCGCGGCGGGGACCCCCGCGCCACCGGGCCCGCGACCGCTGCCGCCGATCCCCGGCGCGGGGAAGGTCACCGTGGTCGCGATCTCCGGGACGATCGATCTCGGCCTCTCGCCCTTCCTGGAGCGCGTCGTCGCCGCCCAGGGGGAGGGCGACCTCCTCGTGCTCGACATCAGCACGCTCGGCGGCCGCATCGACGCCGCGCTCGCCATCCGGGACGCGCTGCTCCGGGCGCGCGCCCGCACGGTGTGCTGGGTCAACCCGCGCGCCATCTCGGCCGGAGCGCTCATCTCGCTCGCCTGCGATGTCATCGCGGTCGCCCCCGGCGCCACCCTCGGCGCGGCGACGCCCGTGCAGATCGGCGAGGGAGGCGAGATGAAGCCTGTCGCCGAGAAGGTCGTGTCCTACATGCGGAAGGAGATGCGCGCGACCGCGGAGGCGAAGGGGCGGCGCGGCGACATCGCCGAGGCCATGGTCGACGCCGACGTGGAGGTCCCCGGCCTCGATGAGAAGGGGAAGCTGCTCACGCTGGACGGCGCGCAGGCGCTCGCGTGGGGCGTCGCCGAGGTGCAGGCTGGCAGCGAGGCAGACCTCTTCGGCGCCCTGGGCCGCGCCCAGCCCGCGGAGATCACCCGCCCGCGCCCCAGCTTCGCCGAGCAGCTCGCGCGCTTCCTCTCGGATCCCACGCTCTCCGGGGTCCTCATGACCCTCGGGATGCTCGGCATCCTCCTCGAGCTCTACGCGCCGGGCCACGGCGTCTCGCTCGCCGTCGGTCTCTCGTGCCTCGCGCTGTTCTTCTTCGGGCACCACGTCGTGAAGCTCGCCGGCTGGGAGGAGCTCGCGCTGTTCGCCGTCGGCGCGATCCTCATCGCGGTGGAGATCTTGGTCCCGGGGCACATCGTCCCTGGGGTTGCGGGCGCCGCGTGCGTGGCGAGCGCCCTCCTCCTTTCGCTCCTCGATCTCGAGCGCGTGCCGGTCGACGTCGCCTGGCACGCCGGCTGGCTGCCGCGCGCCCTCGCCTCGGTGTGCGGCTCGCTCGCGGCGACGGCGGCGCTCGCCGTGGCCGCCGCCCGCATCGCGCCGAGGACGCGCTTCGGGCGGCGGCTCGTCCTGGACGCGGCGATCCGCGGCGTCGCCGTCGGAGGGCCTCCCGAGGTCTCCGCGGCGCCCGCGTCGCTCGTGGACCGGCTCGGCACGGCCGCGACCGATCTGCGCCCGTCGGGCAAGGTCGCGCTCGACGGCCGCCGCGTGGAGGCGCTCTCGGAGCTCGGCTACGTCGAGGCCGGCGCCCGCGTGCGCGTGATCCGCGCGGAGGGGGGCCGGGTCGTCGTGAGGGCGATCGCGCGCGGCGCGGACGAGGAGCGCGGAGCGTGA